From one Treponema denticola genomic stretch:
- a CDS encoding tetratricopeptide repeat protein, giving the protein MKNKLILMFMLCLIFISCKQDPDLYLYEDMDNLKDEQKTLIEVLKKTESKEMSFAVKDRIAKNLKVKKKNKLLIVFLSSLVENDPDDTYKGYWLLMLANEYMEQKMNEPAAYFFERVIKLDKDMEISGKSIQYLSLKNLINITNDPKRLVEYYSLLLSNFYDSIDPAYSYFMLAQNYEKLGEWNLAIQSYSKFIGLGRFDLIIPGIPDNYGYARKIVDYSSSTKSWTVESLDELLSVIKSAIQRKDYDTLERYRSKVNFFSMAWKQELSDIYGSQDFSLRNFMYGTYIKIEPEIDPSSTPHEAYLKTSGWNQYSRIWYLYFRKVNFPADPEIHGRWEWAGIYYGEKI; this is encoded by the coding sequence ATGAAAAATAAACTTATTTTGATGTTCATGCTTTGTCTTATTTTTATAAGCTGTAAACAAGATCCTGATCTTTATTTATATGAAGATATGGATAACTTAAAAGACGAGCAAAAAACTCTTATTGAAGTATTAAAAAAGACGGAAAGCAAGGAAATGAGCTTTGCCGTTAAAGATAGAATAGCAAAAAATCTCAAGGTTAAAAAGAAAAATAAACTTTTGATTGTCTTTTTAAGCTCCCTTGTAGAAAACGACCCCGATGACACTTACAAAGGCTATTGGCTTTTAATGCTGGCAAATGAATATATGGAACAAAAAATGAATGAGCCGGCTGCCTATTTTTTTGAAAGAGTTATAAAACTTGATAAGGATATGGAAATTTCGGGTAAGTCGATTCAATATTTAAGTTTAAAAAATTTGATAAATATAACGAATGATCCTAAACGCCTTGTAGAGTACTATTCTCTTTTGCTTTCCAACTTTTATGACAGCATTGACCCTGCTTATTCCTATTTTATGCTTGCACAAAATTACGAAAAGCTCGGCGAATGGAATTTAGCCATTCAAAGCTATTCAAAATTTATAGGTCTCGGTCGTTTTGATTTGATTATCCCGGGCATCCCCGATAATTACGGCTATGCCCGAAAAATTGTAGACTACAGCTCTTCAACAAAAAGCTGGACAGTGGAAAGCCTTGATGAGCTTTTGTCCGTTATTAAGTCGGCAATTCAGAGAAAGGACTATGACACCTTGGAGCGTTACCGTTCAAAGGTAAACTTTTTTTCGATGGCGTGGAAACAGGAGCTTTCAGATATTTACGGTTCTCAAGATTTTTCTTTAAGAAATTTTATGTATGGAACTTATATAAAAATAGAACCTGAAATTGATCCTTCTTCTACGCCGCATGAGGCCTATCTTAAAACTTCGGGCTGGAATCAATATTCAAGAATATGGTACCTGTATTTTAGAAAGGTAAACTTCCCGGCAGACCCCGAAATTCACGGAAGATGGGAGTGGGCAGGTATTTACTACGGAGAAAAAATTTAG
- a CDS encoding LysM peptidoglycan-binding domain-containing protein: MKIRLFFIVFTFLGFDLIHSASLNFTGEPIELWKSNKTSLSYNRQKSLHGTVIVPSKYPLIEKFRNRYLNEDGLRYLEAIMQRSRPYRNFIIEELRRENLPPELLFLPVIESGFSPKAVSKSGAVGIWQFMRNSIGGYDIHIDEWIDERRDPWKTSTAAVKKLKWNYNYYNDWYLALAAYNCGVGALDKAIKKAGSRNYWYLAEKKFLKTETALYVAKFLAIAEILMNSEKYGIDWGDALDYEATEIIPIKRSIDVILLAEKVKADTDIFSALNPSLKFNITPPNLKYNLRIPLEYKEAVQDLLEKNTLLIKYYSYKIRSGDTLYSLAKHYGVSIKSIMNYNPGIKASALRIGQVLKIPALKTVNSYRRKNDDQNVEFKGIYVIKQGDTLWSIALKYNVQVETLAEKNGIEVNSVLSLGQKLKVPIIN, encoded by the coding sequence GTGAAGATTCGGCTTTTTTTTATAGTCTTTACTTTTTTAGGTTTTGATTTAATTCACTCAGCTTCTTTAAATTTTACAGGTGAACCTATTGAGCTTTGGAAATCTAACAAAACTTCCCTCTCTTATAACCGCCAAAAATCGCTTCACGGTACGGTTATTGTGCCTTCAAAATATCCTCTAATCGAAAAATTTAGAAACCGGTATCTTAATGAAGACGGTTTAAGGTATTTGGAAGCGATTATGCAAAGGTCGAGACCTTACCGCAATTTTATTATTGAAGAATTGCGCAGAGAAAATCTTCCGCCCGAACTTTTGTTTTTACCGGTTATAGAGTCGGGTTTTTCGCCCAAGGCCGTGTCAAAATCGGGGGCTGTGGGTATTTGGCAATTTATGCGGAACAGCATAGGCGGCTATGATATTCATATCGATGAATGGATTGATGAAAGACGGGATCCATGGAAGACCAGCACTGCAGCCGTAAAAAAACTTAAGTGGAATTATAATTATTATAATGACTGGTACTTGGCTCTTGCGGCTTATAATTGCGGGGTAGGGGCCTTGGATAAGGCTATAAAGAAAGCAGGAAGCCGAAACTATTGGTATCTGGCCGAAAAAAAATTCTTAAAGACGGAAACCGCTCTCTATGTTGCCAAATTTTTAGCTATCGCGGAGATTCTTATGAATAGCGAAAAATACGGTATTGACTGGGGAGATGCTCTTGATTATGAAGCCACAGAGATTATTCCGATAAAACGCTCTATTGATGTTATTTTGCTTGCAGAAAAAGTTAAGGCTGATACGGACATTTTTTCGGCTCTTAATCCTTCTTTAAAATTTAATATTACACCGCCCAATTTAAAATATAACTTGCGCATTCCATTAGAGTATAAAGAGGCTGTTCAAGATTTGCTTGAAAAAAACACCCTTCTTATAAAATATTACAGTTATAAAATAAGATCCGGCGATACTCTGTATTCTTTGGCAAAACACTATGGTGTAAGTATCAAGTCGATTATGAATTATAATCCCGGCATTAAAGCTTCCGCTCTTAGGATAGGACAGGTACTCAAAATACCGGCCTTAAAAACCGTAAATTCGTATAGGCGTAAAAATGACGATCAAAATGTAGAATTTAAGGGCATCTATGTAATTAAACAAGGC